The Planctomycetota bacterium genome segment TGCGCGGGCTATCGGCGCGACGTTTCGACCTGAAACTCGCGGGGCGACCGATCGTATAGTGGGCGTGAGCCACGCGGCGGCCCTAGCCGGCCAGGCCGTTTGGCTACTGCTGGCATCGACGCCGGCCGATGAACCCGTAGGTATGGCAATCATGACGATCGAGGCACCGACGCGACGAACCGACTCCTCCCGCTTCGCCGCTCGTCGGCTCCTCCTGGCCTGCACCGCTGCCGTCGCCTTCACGGGTCTCGCCTGCGTCGGTCAAGCCATTGCCGAAGAAGAGGTTCGGCCGTCGGGCGTGATGCTCGCCGGCAGCAGCGACTCGGCCGTCGGTGACGCCGTCCGCATTGCTGCTTCGCCCGAACTCGTTAATGCATCGACACTTAAGCGTCGTGCCATCGACGCGGCCCGCGACGGGCAGCTCGACGAGACGCGCGATCTGCTGACCCAGGCCTTGCAGCTCCGTCCGGACGACCCGTCGCTCCGGCAGATGGACGCGTGGGTCGCCGACTTCCAGGAGCAGCGCGAAGCCTTCGCCGCAGATCGCAAGGAAGCCTTCGAGCGTCAGGTCGCCGACGTCAAAGTGTTGCGGGACAATGGCTTCCGCTCCCATGCGATCCGAGCCGCACACGGCGCCGCCTCGCTCGCGGACGACGAGCAGGCATTCAAGAGCCAAGCGTGGGTACGCGATCTGATCGTCGAGTCCGAAAAGCTCGGCCTCGCCTACGAGGAGAACGGCCAGTGGCTCAAGGCAATGAGGGTTTGGGCGGACCTTGCGGGTATTGAGGGCCAAGAGGTGAAGTGGTCCGAAGGCCTCAAGCGGACTCAGCGACACGTCCGGCTGCTCGCGACCTACGTGCCGGAGCATCTTTCTGAGTTACGGGAGGAGACCCAAGAAGAGCTCGAGGCCGTCGACAAAGTTCTCGCCGACGCCCGCCAGGAGCCTGACTCCGACATAGACGATCCGGACGTCACCGACGGCGAGGCGGGCGATGCCGACGACGCTCCGGCGACCCGGCCGGGTACCGAAGATGCCGAAATCCTCGCCGAGGAATTCAAGCGCGACTGGCGCGACTCGGTCGAGGGCATCACGATGACGATGCTCCGCGACGCGCTGAAAGACGCCCGGCAGTACCACGTCCGCGAGTCGTCCATGCAGACGATGCTCCTCGGCGGGATTGACGCGCTCGACGCGGTCGCCACGACCCGCGGGCTCGAAGCCGCCTTCGCCTCGCTCGACGACGCCGAAGCCCGCGACCGGTTCCGCGCCGGGCTGGCTGACCTGCGCATGGGTGTCGAGGTGGGCGACGATGCCGACGACGGCGACGTGTCGACGCTGCTCCGCTCGCTGACCGCGCTGAACAACCGGACGATCCAGCTGCCCGACGAGGTGCTCGTCTCCGAGTTCGCCGACGGCTCGATGTCCGAGCTGGACCCCTTCACCGCCGTCATCTGGCCGAGCCAGGTGGCCGAGTTCCGCAAGAGCACGTCCGGCAGCTTCGTCGGCGTCGGCATCAAGATCCGCGCCGAGCAGAGCGGCGACCTCCGCGTCGTCAGCCCGCTCCTGGGTGGACCCGCCATCGAGAGCGGCATCAAGTACGGCGATGTCATCACCCACATCGACGGCAAGAGCGCCAACGGCATCAACGACTCCGATGCCGTCAAGGTCATCACCGGCGAGCCCGGCACCGAAGTCACCCTCACCATCAGAACCGTCGACGGCGACGTCACCGATCACACGCTCGTCCGCCGGGAAATCGACGTCCGATCCATCACCGGCTGGCGGCAACGCCCCGGCGGCGGGTGGGACTGGCTGGCCGACGAGGAGTCGAACATCGGCTACCTGCGCCTGACAAATTTCCAGAAGAACACGGCAGAAGAGCTCTCCGACGCCCTCGTCGAGCTCGAAGCGATGGACGTCCGCGGCATCGTCCTCGACCTCCGCTACAACCCCGGCGGCCTCCTCGGGACGGCGGTGGAGGTCTCCGACCAGTTCCTCACCGGCCGCGAGGGCAACGGCGAAATCGTCTCCACTCGCGGCGAACGCAACGTCGTCCGCCGTCAGGCCTATCGCGCCAGCCGAAGCCGCGACGACGTCCGCGTGCCGATGGTCGTCTTGGTCAACGGCTACTCCGCCTCGGCCAGCGAGATCGTCAGCGGAGCGCTCAAGGACAACGGCCGAGCACTGGTCGTCGGCGAGCGCACCT includes the following:
- a CDS encoding S41 family peptidase, with product MTIEAPTRRTDSSRFAARRLLLACTAAVAFTGLACVGQAIAEEEVRPSGVMLAGSSDSAVGDAVRIAASPELVNASTLKRRAIDAARDGQLDETRDLLTQALQLRPDDPSLRQMDAWVADFQEQREAFAADRKEAFERQVADVKVLRDNGFRSHAIRAAHGAASLADDEQAFKSQAWVRDLIVESEKLGLAYEENGQWLKAMRVWADLAGIEGQEVKWSEGLKRTQRHVRLLATYVPEHLSELREETQEELEAVDKVLADARQEPDSDIDDPDVTDGEAGDADDAPATRPGTEDAEILAEEFKRDWRDSVEGITMTMLRDALKDARQYHVRESSMQTMLLGGIDALDAVATTRGLEAAFASLDDAEARDRFRAGLADLRMGVEVGDDADDGDVSTLLRSLTALNNRTIQLPDEVLVSEFADGSMSELDPFTAVIWPSQVAEFRKSTSGSFVGVGIKIRAEQSGDLRVVSPLLGGPAIESGIKYGDVITHIDGKSANGINDSDAVKVITGEPGTEVTLTIRTVDGDVTDHTLVRREIDVRSITGWRQRPGGGWDWLADEESNIGYLRLTNFQKNTAEELSDALVELEAMDVRGIVLDLRYNPGGLLGTAVEVSDQFLTGREGNGEIVSTRGERNVVRRQAYRASRSRDDVRVPMVVLVNGYSASASEIVSGALKDNGRALVVGERTFGKGSVQMLFNLGSRGAEAWLKLTTSHYYLPSGRNIHKEELDTEWGVDPDVVVQMTPTQARDAILARQALDVLRDDGTAATVKVDDEDQDAMEVLLDSDAQLSAALLLLRMQLASDAV